One window of the Colias croceus chromosome 5, ilColCroc2.1 genome contains the following:
- the LOC123691970 gene encoding NADH dehydrogenase [ubiquinone] 1 alpha subcomplex subunit 9, mitochondrial yields the protein MASIALKGQFVSKIIPKNGSFSIIYIKSESYSSDAKTNLAAYKRGTGGRSSFNGIVATVFGCTGFVGRYLCNKLGKIGTQMILPYRGDFYDAARLKVCGDLGQVLFTPFDIRDDESIAKAVRYSNVVINLVGRDYETKNFKYNDVHVEGARRLARISREMGVERFIHLSYLNAEENPKPLVMKTPSMYKISKYLGECAVKEEFPTATIIRASDIYGSEDRFLRSIVSPWRLHTHYMPLYKNGEATIKQPVYVSDVAQAIVNAARDPDTRCQVYQAIGPKRYMWKDLVTWFYRLMRKDESWGFKHYDMKYDPILFPLKVALANKLSPAYPFGCLHWEGLEKEATTDVVDKNLPTLEDLGVTLTHMEDQVPWELKPYRAYLFYIDQLGEFPKPPPPPVYAE from the exons ATGGCTTCAATAGCTTTAAAAGGCCAATTCGTATCGAAAATAATTC ccaAAAATGGATCATTCagcattatttacataaaatcgGAATCCTATAGTTCTGATGCCAAAACTAACCTTGCTGCTTACAAAAGAGGAACAGGGGGTAGAAGCAGCTTCAATGGCATCGTCGCCACCGTTTTCGGTTGCACTGGTTTCGTCGGTCGTTACCTGTGCAACAAACTTGGCAAGATTGGAACTCAG ATGATTTTACCGTACCGTGGTGACTTCTACGACGCTGCTAGATTGAAAGTCTGTGGAGATCTGGGCCAAGTTCTATTTACTCCATTTGATATTCGTGATGATGAATCCATTGCGAAAGCAGTACGCTACTCCAATGTAGTGATCAACCTTGTTGGCCGAGACTATGAAACtaagaattttaaatacaatgatGTGCATGTTGAAGGTGCTAGACGCCTTGCAAG AATAAGCAGAGAAATGGGTGTGGAAAGATTCATACATCTATCTTATTTAAATGCTGAAGAAAACCCAAAGCCACTGGTTATGAAAACTCCTTCTATGTACAAAATCAGTAAATATTTGGGCGAGTGTGCTGTTAAAGAGGAATTCCCTACTGCCACCATCATTAGAGCTTCTGATATTTATGGCTCTGAGGATAGATTTTTGAG GAGCATTGTCTCTCCCTGGAGGCTGCACACCCACTACATGCCACTGTACAAGAACGGTGAGGCAACAATCAAACAGCCTGTTTACGTATCAGACGTAGCTCAAGCTATTGTGAACGCAGCTCGCGATCCCGACACTAGATGTCAAGTGTACCAAGCTATTGG aCCAAAAAGGTACATGTGGAAAGATCTTGTGACATGGTTTTATCGCTTGATGCGCAAGGATGAGAGCTGGGGCTTCAAGCATTACGACATGAAGTATGACCCTATTCTGTTCCCACTCAAAGTGGCTCTGGCCAATAAATTGTCACCAGCATATCCATTTGGCTGCTTGCACTGGGAAGGTCTCGAAAAG GAGGCCACAACTGACGTTGTTGACAAGAATCTGCCAACACTAGAAGACCTTGGTGTGACCTTAACTCATATGGAAGATCAAGTTCCATGGGAACTGAAGCCATACCGCGCTTACTTGTTCTACATTGACCAACTCGGAGAGTTCCCAAAACCACCACCACCCCCAGTCTATGCCgaataa
- the LOC123691866 gene encoding synembryn-A — MDENEISIISSKDFAKVAEVLQNFVNKNENKFDFPHLSENNMRISIWAALFEHLQDKSAESIHTLCLATVRVLSRDKTEMENLICERWMITLIEKAGLYNFIDPSEDITENIIPCKEVAVEALKCLCNVSFNSEVARALCAHTSIAQGLVARLRSYKEIPYKDDIMIFDMKVLFILTALRQDIRAKIKNELHGMDYLISCLGELVSESLKVDEASGGLQQIILTDDQVGIACEILKTQFNLMYHSGPEEPLTAEEEATCLKLMPVLTSLLMAETHSWDKLMDLHSNIANLLTSVPPEFYEYLTPKCNDGEPVKHLYDGRNMEAIHGLLQLMQHRLTISTTTRGIIENLSPILTVLIKSARSVRAQRKYLRLTVLPPLRDVSRPPEKGTTLRNQLCRLLTTPVTSVRDLVAEFLFILCKEKVGRMVKYTGFGNAAGHLAQKGLMSGGRGPVQYSSSSEDSDTEEYLEAQPNIDPVVGCTRPPRANPFENMTEEQKEHEAMKLVNLFDKMVSQGVVKPATIGPDGKPKPVEHVLEMRENPPNRPQS; from the exons ATGGACGAAAACGAAATATCCATTATAAGCAGTAAAGATTTCGCCAAGGTTGCAGAGGTCTTGCAAAACTTTGTAAACaag aaTGAAAATAAGTTTGATTTCCCACATCTCTCCGAAAATAACATGCGTATCTCCATTTGGGCGGCTTTATTCGAACACCTTCAAGATAAATCAGCAGAATCCATTCATACTCTTTGTTTAGCTACAGTAAGGGTCTTGAG TCGTGACAAAACTGAGATGGAAAATCTCATATGTGAGAGGTGGATGATAACACTTATAGAAAAAGCAGGATTGTACAATTTCATAGACCCCAGTGAGGACAtaacagaaaatataattCCATGCAAAGAAGTAGCAGTAGAAGCGCTTAAATGCCTTTGCAATGTTTCATTTAACAGTGAAGTTGCTAGAGCTCTGTGTGCCCATACAAGTATTGCTCAGGGTCTTGTTGCAAGGCTACGGTCATACAAAGAGATACCTTATAAAGATGATATAATGATATTTGATATGAAAGTGCTGTTTATTCTGACTGCATTGAGGCAAGATATAAGAGCAAAGATAAAAAATGAACTCCATGGCATGGATTACTTGATTAGCTGCTTGGGTGAGCTGGTATCAGAGTCTTTGAAGGTTGATGAAGCTTCAGGGGGGTTACAACAAATAATACTGACT GATGATCAAGTAGGGATTGCATGTGAGATATTGAAGACACAGTTTAACTTGATGTACCACAGTGGCCCAGAAGAGCCTCTCACTGCGGAGGAAGAGGCTACATGCTTGAAACTTATGCCCGTCCTAACGTCGCTGTTGATGGCTGAAACACACTCTTGGGATAAGTTAATGGATTTGCACAGTAATATTGCTAATTTGCTAACGAG tGTGCCTCCCGAGTTTTATGAGTATTTAACGCCAAAGTGCAATGATGGGGAGCCAGTGAAACATTTGTATGATGGGAGAAATATGGAAGCCATCCATGGACTGTTGCAGTTGATGCAGCATAGATTGACTATCTCCACT ACTACACGTGGAATAATCGAGAACCTATCACCAATACTGACGGTACTGATCAAGAGTGCTCGCAGTGTAAGGGCGCAGAGGAAATACCTTCGGTTGACTGTGTTGCCGCCATTGCGAGATGTGTCCCGACCACCGGAGAAGGGAACCACTCTTCGGAACCAACTTTGCAGACTATTGACCACTCCTGTCACGTCGGTCAGGGATCTTGTGGCCGAGTTCTTGTTCATTCTTTGCAAGGAAAAAG TGGGTCGCATGGTCAAATACACTGGCTTCGGTAACGCAGCCGGTCATCTCGCTCAAAAGGGCCTGATGTCCGGTGGCCGCGGACCAGTTCAGTACTCATCGAGCAGCgaagactcagacacagaggAGTATTTGGAAGCCCAGCCGAATATAGACCCAGTGGTCGGATGCACTAGACCACCTAGGGCCAATCCCTTTGAGAACATGACTGAGGAACAG AAAGAACACGAGGCAATGAAACTCGTGAATCTATTCGACAAGATGGTGTCCCAAGGTGTAGTGAAGCCGGCAACCATCGGGCCGGACGGGAAACCGAAACCTGTGGAACATGTGTTGGAGATGAGAGAAAACCCACCGAATAGACCACagtcttaa
- the LOC123691686 gene encoding 40S ribosomal protein S10 — MLMPKQNRVAIYEYLFKEGVMVAKKDYHAPKHPDLEKIPNLQVIKAMQSLKSRGYVKEQFAWRHFYWYLTNEGIEYLRIFLHLPPEIVPATLKRSVRTETVRRGAVGRPDAPARSAEDRSAYRRAPTTPGAPHDKKADVGPGSADVEFRGGYGRGRPAP, encoded by the exons ATGTTGATGCCAAAACAAAACCGTGTGGCAATTTATGAGTACCTCTTCAAAGAGGGTGTTATGGTAGCCAAAAAGGACTACCATGCTCCCAAACACCCCGACCTGGAGAAAATCCCTAACCTTCAAGTTATCAAAGCTATGCAGTCACTGAAATCAAGAGGTTATGTTAAGGAACAGTTTGCCTGGAGGCATTTCTATTG GTACCTAACCAACGAGGGTATCGAGTACCTGAGAATATTCCTCCACCTGCCCCCTGAAATTGTGCCTGCCACACTGAAACGCTCAGTGAGAACAGAGACAGTCCGCCGCGGCGCCGTCGGCCGCCCCGACGCGCCTGCACGCTCAGCCGAAGACCGGTCAGCTTACCGTCGCGCCCCAACCACACCTGGTGCACCTCACGACAAGAAGGCTGATGTTGGACCTGGATCAGCTGATGTTGAATTC AGAGGTGGATATGGACGCGGCAGGCCTGCTCCCTAA